TTGGGCGTCTTGTAAAATCTGAAAAGTACATTTTAAAATATTAACTCCATTTTATCCGAAAGTATTAAGCACATGTTCAAGGGGTAAAGTAATTTTTAGTAATTAAAAGTAAATTGTGACGGTGCAGCTAATAGCCTGGAAATTAAAGAAACATGCATAAAAATAAAGTTTTCAAACAAAAAAATAGCAATAATTTACAGTAGCTTACGGTCATTTACAGTCCTTTACAAATTTTCAACTCATCGGATCACACCTTAACAGATACCAATCCATAGGTAACCAATTATGGTTATTTTTTTGTGGTTTAATTTCGAGGTCATGGTCAAAATAACTGATTTACTAGGCATAATAACTATTGAGGTGTTCATTATGTAAATAATTGGTTTTTCTGGATTATTTTCTTGAAATTGAAGTTTTTGATGTTATCTTTCCACTAAATTCGAATGATGTTTAAGGTGTGAATGTTGAGGCTATCAATTGTATTAGTATTAGTATTATTTTCTTTTTGTATGGTTTGTACTGAATCTGCTTTTGCTAAAGGTGAGCGATATGGAGTGTCTGCTCAATATTTCAACATTGATAGTGTTAAATTTGATGAGGGGAGTACAGATGAAACTAATACGATTAAATTTGGATTAGTACATTCCAGACCAATTGATGAAAATAATAATCGTTGGCGTTGGCTGTTTAACCTTAATTATTTGTCAGCAGAAGTACCTGCACAGAGTAATCTTGGATCGCAAAGTATAGGCATTTACGGTGTATATCAAGAAGTACAAAGCCTTCAATTTAGAGTTATTCCTCAATATGCAGTAGCTGATTGGGGCTGGATGACCCCACTTTTAGGGCTTGGGATTTCTACCAGTTATTCGCAGTATTCAGAGCGTTGGCAAGTTGATTCCGATGGTATTAAATATGGTGACCAACTAGAGGACATCGAGGCATTTGAGTTTGGTTTAGTCGCTAGTGTTGGGACTGTCATTAAGTTAGGTAGTAATCCAAATGCTCATTTACAGCTTGTCCCTGAAATCTTATATAACCATTCGTTTAATAATGGGCTAGGTGGCATTGAGTTTTCTTTAACGTTGTTATTTTAGGTAAGTTCGTGAGCATCATACAATTAACTTTACATATAATTAATTGCCCTGAAGAATATTCGGGTAATAAACATATCGAAATGAATGAGGATGGAGGACAAATTGGTAGAAACCCTAGTTGTACTGTTACTTTGTCTGACCATAATAAATATATTTCTGGGAATCATTCATTAGTTACCTTTTATGCCGGTACTTATTACTTAAGTGACACAAGTACAAATGGCACATTTATTAACGATAATAAGATTTTCAAAAATCAACCGATTGCATTACATCAAGATGATTTTATTGTGATGGGAAGGTACGAATTTTCTGTGTCACTAGAAAATATGGTTAAAAATATTGATATAGCGATTGATATTGACCCGAGTTCAACTGAGGATGATCCCCTTTCATGTTTAGATGTTTCATCTACAGAATGTGTTTTGGGAGAGCAGGGGATAATTGAAGATTTGTTTATTGAAACTAAAGGTAATGATATTAATAGCGATGATCCTGTCACTCATATCGACTTTAGTATGGAGAAATCAATCGGGTTATTGGATGATGAAACTCCGCAAAAATTAGTTCAGCCTCGTATAGAACGGCAGATTGCTGATGATACCGAAAGTGTACATTCTGAATTTGATATGCCTAATATGATCCCTGAAGACTGGATGGCGGATAGTACTGCTAATGTGATGGATGAGTTTAAATCTGAAGTCGCCGAGCCAACTATTATACCGGATGTTGAGATCACTGATTTAAGCGTTATACCTGCGCCTAATGTCGAAGAGGTTGCTTATGAAGTCGAGCGGATAGAACCGTACGTGAACATGAAGCCGTATTCCGAAGACTCGGAGAGTATTGAAGCTTTCTTTAAGGGCGTAGGTATTCATGATTTAGAGTTAAAAGATCGAACCCCACAGTTATTAAATCAAATGGGGGCTTGTTTACGACTTTGCTTAGACAAAATGAACAAGGATTTACGAACTGTATCCTTATTTAAAGACACAACTGAAGATAATAGTGAAAAACCAAGTGAAGATATC
This Moritella sp. 5 DNA region includes the following protein-coding sequences:
- a CDS encoding type VI secretion system-associated FHA domain protein, translated to MSIIQLTLHIINCPEEYSGNKHIEMNEDGGQIGRNPSCTVTLSDHNKYISGNHSLVTFYAGTYYLSDTSTNGTFINDNKIFKNQPIALHQDDFIVMGRYEFSVSLENMVKNIDIAIDIDPSSTEDDPLSCLDVSSTECVLGEQGIIEDLFIETKGNDINSDDPVTHIDFSMEKSIGLLDDETPQKLVQPRIERQIADDTESVHSEFDMPNMIPEDWMADSTANVMDEFKSEVAEPTIIPDVEITDLSVIPAPNVEEVAYEVERIEPYVNMKPYSEDSESIEAFFKGVGIHDLELKDRTPQLLNQMGACLRLCLDKMNKDLRTVSLFKDTTEDNSEKPSEDILRLMLSLNQQEVLSPLELLQQVSDELDSHHTHYHQAVTSLVVGQAHQYDPVAFSETLTNKQPFLTKRRVWNEYVQHYRTQLNDDVYSSDALLHEKIKEHYTTILKVENA